Genomic window (Sulfolobales archaeon):
CCAACGGCACAGGTTCCAAGCCCTAGAATCCCTGATGCTATATATAGATTCTCACCTGCAAAACCAGCATCTAGAAGAGCATATTTATATCCTCTAGAACCATATTTCCACGCAGATCTAGCCCATAGAACTGTGATTATTATTGTAATAGCTGAGGATGCAACATGATCTTGATCTAGGGCTATTCTAGCTAGCAACTCTCCATAATAGCCTTCCCTCAAGGGATCTAATGAGTGATCAAGAAAAATATATCTATATAGCCCTTGAGGTATATCCTTCACCATATGTGCTGAAACATATATCTCAACTGGTTGGAGTGCACCTGCACTAGGAAATGATCTGAGGGGATATAGTTTATAGCCATAGACACCCCTCTCCCATCTAGTAACGCCGAAAGCTAGATGGAGAAGGGATGATAGCGTCTCTATATCAAGTGGCTTATCAGCAAAATCCCTGATA
Coding sequences:
- a CDS encoding SagB/ThcOx family dehydrogenase, translated to MYPWLTRYYSHIIELDRKTWLRKDHIERGVMYRVEPMPPFYRGSNKKISLPPPKIPRGVDASEILLTRRSIRDFADKPLDIETLSSLLHLAFGVTRWERGVYGYKLYPLRSFPSAGALQPVEIYVSAHMVKDIPQGLYRYIFLDHSLDPLREGYYGELLARIALDQDHVASSAITIIITVLWARSAWKYGSRGYKYALLDAGFAGENLYIASGILGLGTCAVGAFYEEELCEVLGIDCVSEIPVLMMPVGYPQDILN